The Polyangiaceae bacterium genome includes a region encoding these proteins:
- a CDS encoding response regulator: MEVRGGTETILVAEDEPAVSYVVGRILEGAGYRVLTAEDGASAVDLFRRERASVSLLVLDSVMPHKSGAEVAVEVRALAPNVGIILSSGYSDALTEGPAASEFDEVLPKPYEPDQLLRAIRAVLDARARVGSR; the protein is encoded by the coding sequence GTGGAGGTCCGCGGCGGAACGGAGACGATCCTGGTCGCCGAGGACGAGCCCGCCGTGAGCTACGTGGTGGGACGCATCCTGGAGGGAGCTGGCTACCGCGTGTTGACGGCCGAAGACGGCGCGAGCGCAGTCGATCTCTTCCGGCGCGAGCGCGCGTCGGTCTCGCTGTTGGTGCTCGACTCGGTGATGCCCCACAAGAGCGGAGCGGAGGTGGCGGTCGAGGTGCGCGCGCTGGCTCCGAACGTCGGCATCATCCTGAGCTCGGGGTACTCCGACGCGCTGACCGAAGGGCCCGCCGCTTCCGAGTTCGACGAGGTCCTGCCCAAGCCGTACGAGCCGGATCAGCTGCTACGCGCGATCCGAGCGGTGCTGGACGCCCGCGCGCGCGTCGGCTCTCGGTGA
- a CDS encoding group 1 truncated hemoglobin yields MPTDAETKSASLYERLGGAQGISALVDDIVEAHMQNPAVNARFLPSKDDPAHLAQVKRHTCNFLGAGSGGPEQYQGRSMPDAHRGMNIGEAEYMAVIDDILFALKKRGVDEQSQKDVLAIAFSLKADILHK; encoded by the coding sequence ATGCCGACCGACGCCGAGACCAAGTCCGCTTCGCTCTACGAACGCCTGGGAGGCGCCCAGGGGATCAGCGCCCTGGTCGACGACATCGTCGAAGCGCACATGCAGAACCCGGCCGTGAACGCCCGCTTCCTGCCCAGCAAGGACGATCCGGCCCACCTGGCGCAGGTGAAGCGGCACACCTGCAACTTCCTCGGCGCAGGCAGCGGGGGTCCCGAGCAGTACCAGGGACGCAGCATGCCGGATGCCCACCGGGGCATGAACATCGGCGAGGCAGAGTACATGGCCGTCATCGACGACATCCTGTTCGCGCTGAAGAAGCGGGGGGTGGACGAGCAGAGTCAGAAGGATGTGCTCGCGATCGCTTTCTCCCTGAAGGCCGACATCCTCCACAAGTGA
- a CDS encoding GTP-binding protein: MAHAPVPVTLIAGFLGSGKTTFLNHVLAGEHGRRVAVLVNDFGDVSIDAELIASADDTSVTLTNGCICCTIRDDLVKAVRDVLRREPPPEHLVVELSGIADPGSVLRSFALMEKTWPLFVDGVIALVDVEHFPEEGEPHHTLAREQLVLADVVLLNKTDLVPPERVAELRRRITGWVPTARVVETVRGEIPLELCLGFGAEPDHPRDLGHAAEVATADSHGFSTFTYRTPSMLALGALRATCTELPAGVFRAKGFVHLDARPDHRTVLQIVGRRARIELGEPWGQRTPETVIVFIGAREGFDRDALRAVFDACIARPGGPGRAGFPGAISWIRERFRAR; the protein is encoded by the coding sequence ATGGCCCACGCCCCGGTGCCGGTGACGCTGATCGCGGGCTTCCTGGGCTCCGGCAAGACCACGTTCCTGAACCACGTCCTGGCCGGTGAGCACGGGCGCCGGGTCGCGGTCCTGGTCAACGACTTCGGAGACGTCAGCATCGACGCCGAGCTGATCGCCTCGGCTGACGACACCAGCGTCACGCTGACCAACGGCTGCATCTGCTGCACCATCCGCGACGACCTGGTCAAGGCGGTGCGCGACGTGCTCCGGCGCGAGCCGCCGCCGGAGCACCTGGTGGTCGAGCTCTCGGGGATCGCCGATCCGGGCAGCGTCCTCCGCAGCTTCGCGCTGATGGAGAAGACCTGGCCTCTCTTCGTGGACGGCGTGATCGCGCTGGTCGATGTCGAACACTTTCCCGAGGAGGGCGAGCCCCACCACACGCTGGCGCGTGAGCAGCTGGTGCTGGCGGACGTCGTCCTGCTCAACAAGACGGACCTGGTGCCGCCCGAACGCGTGGCAGAGCTCCGGCGCCGCATCACGGGTTGGGTGCCCACCGCGCGGGTCGTCGAGACCGTGCGGGGCGAGATCCCGCTGGAGCTCTGCCTGGGGTTCGGCGCGGAGCCGGACCACCCGCGTGACCTGGGCCACGCGGCGGAGGTCGCGACGGCCGACAGCCACGGCTTCTCCACCTTCACCTACCGGACGCCGTCGATGCTGGCGCTGGGAGCGCTGCGTGCGACCTGCACCGAGCTGCCGGCCGGGGTGTTCCGCGCCAAGGGCTTCGTCCACCTCGACGCGCGACCGGACCACCGCACCGTCTTGCAGATCGTCGGACGCCGCGCGCGCATCGAGCTCGGCGAGCCGTGGGGGCAGCGCACCCCGGAGACCGTGATCGTGTTCATCGGCGCACGCGAGGGCTTCGATCGCGACGCACTCCGCGCGGTGTTCGACGCCTGCATCGCGCGCCCCGGCGGCCCTGGCCGCGCCGGATTTCCCGGCGCAATCAGCTGGATTCGCGAGCGCTTTCGCGCGCGCTGA
- a CDS encoding M48 family metalloprotease produces MLPSKLDTERVVFDGDRELHQELMRDKRFVRLLVAKEGDAESVSARRQLLLSALRLTRDMAPEPFGALTDVVGGLGIQAEVELFCVSDTRINAFVVPPQGEGGVVLVGFTSEALERLDPGELRFVLGHEIGHVLLGHFNLSVSDLVGDENVSPLQMVRLCAWMRYAELSADRVGLLCCDDFDTAVRAFFKLTSGLTKQSYLGHARSHAEQLAAVKRDELPSSEADWFSTHPYSPLRVKALDLFSRSETFHALMGRSAADARFHRFLGKSGALLSEAELEREVGALMKIMNPSFLSDDLDVVVTTRELLALGGMAVALADGQISRGEREALGKLVGKRGIVDKAAELLDLSPADHETRMRALAERLGRHLPPLGCRKVVEDLIVVALADRQLMRSELEVVVKVAGWLGVPAEDVERTLVRVLGHLD; encoded by the coding sequence GTGCTTCCGTCCAAGCTCGACACCGAGCGGGTCGTCTTCGACGGCGATCGAGAGCTCCACCAGGAGCTCATGCGGGACAAACGCTTCGTGCGCTTGCTGGTGGCGAAGGAAGGCGACGCCGAGAGTGTCTCCGCTCGGCGCCAGCTGCTCCTGTCCGCGCTGCGGCTGACGCGGGACATGGCGCCGGAGCCGTTCGGTGCGCTGACCGACGTGGTGGGGGGGCTGGGGATCCAGGCGGAGGTCGAGCTCTTCTGCGTGTCCGACACGCGCATCAACGCCTTCGTGGTGCCGCCCCAGGGCGAAGGGGGCGTGGTGCTGGTCGGCTTCACCAGCGAGGCGCTGGAGCGCCTCGATCCGGGCGAGCTCCGCTTCGTCCTGGGTCACGAGATCGGGCACGTCCTCTTGGGGCACTTCAACCTCTCGGTCAGCGACCTGGTCGGCGACGAGAACGTGTCGCCCCTGCAGATGGTCAGGCTCTGCGCGTGGATGCGCTACGCCGAGCTCTCCGCGGACCGCGTCGGCCTTCTGTGCTGCGACGACTTCGACACGGCTGTGCGTGCGTTCTTCAAGCTCACCAGCGGGCTCACCAAGCAGAGCTACCTGGGTCACGCGCGGTCTCACGCGGAACAGCTGGCCGCGGTCAAGCGGGACGAGCTCCCGAGCAGCGAAGCAGACTGGTTCTCGACCCACCCCTACAGTCCGCTGCGCGTGAAGGCGCTGGATCTGTTCTCTCGCTCAGAGACCTTTCATGCACTGATGGGGCGCAGCGCCGCCGACGCGCGCTTCCACCGCTTCCTGGGCAAGAGCGGCGCGCTGCTCTCGGAGGCGGAGCTCGAGCGCGAGGTCGGCGCGCTGATGAAGATCATGAACCCCAGCTTCCTCTCGGACGATCTGGACGTGGTGGTGACCACGCGGGAGCTCTTGGCGCTCGGGGGCATGGCGGTCGCGCTCGCCGACGGGCAGATCAGCCGAGGCGAGCGCGAGGCGCTGGGCAAGCTGGTGGGCAAGCGCGGCATCGTCGACAAGGCCGCCGAGCTCCTCGATCTATCGCCGGCCGACCACGAGACCCGCATGCGCGCCCTCGCCGAGCGCCTCGGCCGACACCTGCCGCCGCTCGGTTGTCGCAAGGTGGTCGAAGACCTGATCGTCGTGGCTCTGGCAGATCGCCAGCTGATGCGCTCCGAGCTCGAGGTCGTGGTCAAGGTGGCCGGCTGGCTCGGCGTGCCCGCGGAGGACGTCGAGCGGACCCTGGTGCGGGTCCTCGGCCACCTGGACTGA
- a CDS encoding TetR family transcriptional regulator C-terminal domain-containing protein — protein MAMLLERGYHDLGVQALLEATKIPKGSFYHHFRTKEEFGLACIDLYMLEVHGALDAFLGDRSKPPLERVRSFFGAVEEKYRGEGYLGCLLGGLGQELSGVSETFRAKVEECLRFIAGRIAESLEEARARGDLARGTNPEAMAEVLVDCWEGAALRCRLTRDPAPLRAMLDFYFNAAAPR, from the coding sequence ATGGCCATGCTCCTCGAGCGCGGCTACCACGACCTCGGCGTCCAAGCGCTGCTCGAGGCGACCAAGATCCCGAAGGGCTCCTTCTATCACCACTTCAGGACCAAGGAGGAGTTCGGCCTCGCGTGCATCGACCTCTACATGCTGGAGGTGCACGGCGCGCTCGACGCGTTCCTGGGTGATCGCAGCAAGCCGCCGCTCGAGCGCGTGAGGAGCTTCTTCGGCGCGGTCGAAGAGAAGTACCGCGGCGAGGGCTACCTCGGCTGTCTCCTCGGAGGGCTCGGACAAGAGCTTTCGGGTGTGAGCGAGACCTTCCGCGCCAAGGTCGAGGAGTGCCTCCGCTTCATCGCCGGGCGCATCGCGGAGTCACTGGAGGAGGCGCGAGCCCGCGGCGACCTTGCGCGGGGGACGAATCCGGAGGCGATGGCGGAGGTGCTCGTGGACTGCTGGGAGGGCGCCGCGCTGCGCTGCCGGCTGACGCGCGATCCAGCGCCCCTCCGGGCCATGCTCGACTTCTACTTCAACGCGGCGGCTCCGCGCTAA
- a CDS encoding PAS domain-containing protein, whose translation MARVESDAQPPGSEALQQAELLATVLAHSTDVISILDLDGKLLYMNRGGAGRPVRDLLGLRPLDFLDAGSRAPWQAAIDRAVSTGLPQELELVSVTGLAWRTRVVPVLREGKVAALISIATDVTTEKDTERALRAREQQLRLALEASGMGQWCWNVARDEVTWDAAAKRIFGFDQGREDITYATFLDRVHPEDVERVKEHVAAALQTGLYPDLESRIVLPGGIERWALMIGRVLHDADGKPTDLIGGIVDITQSKANEAQLRRTEKLEAIGQLAGGVAHDFNNLLVAIMGNVELARRIDDPSLRDAHLSESLLACSRAADLTRQLLAFGRKQQLLETELDVNEVIADTMKLLRRLLPSSIADIESASEGGTVLGDRGQLEQVLVNLCVNARDAMPDGGRLMIHVAERELEPRHRESHPWARPGRHVVVSVRDSGTGISPEVIDRVFEPFFTTKPHGTGLGLASAYGIVKQHGGVLRV comes from the coding sequence ATGGCGCGCGTGGAGAGCGACGCCCAGCCGCCCGGCAGCGAAGCGCTGCAGCAAGCAGAGCTCCTGGCGACGGTCCTGGCTCATTCCACCGATGTGATCAGCATCCTCGATCTCGACGGGAAGCTGCTCTACATGAACCGCGGTGGGGCGGGGCGCCCGGTCCGAGATCTGCTCGGGCTCAGGCCCCTGGACTTCCTCGACGCGGGCAGCCGCGCGCCGTGGCAGGCTGCCATCGACCGTGCCGTCTCGACCGGCCTGCCCCAGGAGCTCGAGTTGGTCTCGGTGACCGGTCTGGCGTGGCGCACGCGGGTCGTTCCCGTTCTCAGGGAGGGCAAGGTGGCGGCGTTGATCTCGATCGCCACCGACGTCACCACCGAGAAGGACACCGAGCGGGCGCTCCGGGCCAGGGAACAGCAGCTCCGGCTCGCGCTGGAGGCGTCCGGCATGGGTCAGTGGTGCTGGAACGTCGCCCGGGACGAGGTGACTTGGGACGCGGCGGCCAAGCGCATCTTCGGCTTCGACCAAGGGCGGGAGGACATCACCTACGCGACCTTCCTCGACCGCGTGCACCCCGAAGACGTCGAACGCGTCAAGGAACACGTGGCGGCGGCACTCCAGACCGGCCTCTACCCGGACCTCGAGAGCCGCATCGTGCTCCCGGGCGGCATCGAACGCTGGGCGCTGATGATCGGCCGGGTGTTGCACGACGCCGACGGCAAGCCGACGGACCTGATCGGTGGCATCGTGGACATCACGCAGTCGAAGGCGAACGAGGCCCAGCTGCGGCGCACCGAGAAGCTGGAGGCCATCGGCCAGCTCGCCGGCGGAGTCGCCCACGACTTCAACAATCTCCTCGTGGCGATCATGGGCAACGTCGAGCTGGCGCGTCGGATCGACGATCCTTCGCTGCGCGACGCCCACCTGTCGGAGTCGCTCTTGGCGTGCTCGCGCGCGGCCGATCTGACGCGGCAGCTCCTGGCGTTCGGGCGCAAGCAGCAGCTGCTCGAGACCGAGCTCGACGTGAACGAGGTGATCGCCGACACCATGAAGCTCTTGCGGCGCCTGTTGCCGTCGAGCATCGCGGACATCGAGTCCGCGAGCGAAGGGGGGACCGTGCTCGGCGACCGCGGTCAGCTCGAGCAGGTGCTGGTCAACCTGTGCGTGAACGCACGCGACGCCATGCCGGACGGCGGGCGGCTGATGATCCACGTCGCGGAGCGGGAGCTCGAGCCACGACACCGCGAGAGCCACCCCTGGGCGCGGCCCGGCCGCCACGTCGTCGTCAGCGTTCGCGACAGCGGAACTGGCATTTCCCCAGAGGTAATCGACCGTGTCTTCGAGCCCTTCTTCACGACGAAACCCCATGGAACCGGGCTCGGGCTCGCCAGCGCCTACGGCATCGTCAAGCAGCACGGCGGCGTGCTCCGCGTTTAG
- a CDS encoding FG-GAP repeat protein, which translates to MRLDDSGTCPPGAPWATAQGFEARFESGGVALRREGQSEDDGSLSLANVGCPDAREPVETAAQFAHENRVDYRRRAGSGSVDEWYLTGPLGLEQGFTIGKAPPCLMVSGFGWSVALSGDTALLGARGDDQAAGSAYVFVRSGSVWSQQQKLTANDAAASDAFGASVAVSGDAALVGAPFDSYVGGINAGSAYVFVRSGSTWSQQQKLTASDAANSTWASEHAFGGSVALSGDTAVVGAVKDAGGTGAGSAYVFVRSGSTWSQQQKLTASDAAPNDAFGRSVAVSGDTTVVGAPSDDHAGGTDAGSAYVFVRSGSLWSQQQKLTASDAAGGDAFGSSVAHFGDTTVVGALHASHAGGAYAGSAYVFVRSGSLWSQQQKLTASDAAANDRFGWSVALSGDTALVSAPYHYPTGSAYVFVRSGSVWSQQSTLTASDGAAGDYFGRSVAVSGETALVGAPDDGHAGGIYAGSVYVFGPKKTNGAKCGAASECVSGFCADGVCCSAACGASVPDDCQACTVALGASADGTCTQLTATSCADGNACIVGDSCQNGVCTPGTTPLDCNDNNPCTNDTCNSVAGCQQAAVANGTPCAAGTCIDGACTANGGTGGSDGGGGLAGAAGTASGGVGAAGAGGMGGGTAGSAGGAGTSTDAGTGKDAGDGASPTSQVDGGCGCRTRRGSGSGVAGFGWLVALLLRRACRRRSSVWGRPPRLDAGSRRNLTSPPSK; encoded by the coding sequence GTGCGCCTCGACGACAGCGGGACGTGCCCGCCCGGAGCGCCGTGGGCGACCGCGCAAGGCTTCGAGGCGCGCTTCGAGTCGGGCGGCGTAGCGCTGCGACGCGAGGGCCAGAGCGAAGACGACGGCAGCCTTTCGCTCGCGAACGTGGGTTGTCCCGACGCGCGCGAGCCGGTCGAGACGGCCGCGCAGTTCGCGCACGAAAACCGCGTCGACTACCGAAGGCGCGCAGGTTCCGGGTCGGTCGACGAGTGGTACCTCACAGGGCCGCTCGGCCTCGAGCAAGGCTTCACGATCGGCAAGGCACCGCCGTGTCTCATGGTATCGGGTTTCGGCTGGTCCGTGGCCCTCTCTGGCGACACGGCCCTCCTCGGGGCCCGAGGCGATGACCAGGCGGCCGGCAGCGCGTACGTGTTCGTGCGCTCGGGCTCCGTCTGGAGCCAGCAGCAGAAGCTCACCGCCAACGACGCGGCGGCAAGCGACGCCTTCGGTGCCTCCGTGGCCGTCTCGGGCGACGCTGCCCTCGTCGGGGCCCCGTTCGACAGCTACGTGGGCGGCATCAACGCCGGCAGCGCGTACGTGTTCGTGCGCTCGGGCTCGACCTGGAGCCAGCAGCAGAAGCTCACCGCCAGCGACGCCGCTAACTCGACGTGGGCGTCAGAACACGCCTTCGGCGGGTCGGTGGCCCTATCTGGCGACACGGCCGTCGTTGGGGCAGTCAAGGATGCGGGCGGCACGGGCGCCGGCAGCGCGTACGTGTTCGTGCGCTCGGGCTCGACCTGGAGCCAGCAGCAGAAGCTCACCGCCAGCGACGCGGCGCCGAACGACGCCTTCGGCCGGTCCGTGGCGGTCTCCGGCGACACGACCGTCGTGGGAGCCCCTTCGGACGACCATGCGGGAGGCACCGACGCCGGCAGCGCGTACGTGTTCGTGCGCTCGGGCTCGCTCTGGAGCCAGCAGCAGAAGCTGACCGCCAGCGACGCGGCGGGAGGCGACGCCTTCGGCAGCTCCGTGGCCCACTTCGGCGACACGACCGTCGTGGGGGCGCTCCACGCCAGCCACGCGGGCGGCGCCTACGCCGGCAGCGCGTACGTGTTCGTGCGCTCAGGCTCGCTCTGGAGCCAGCAGCAGAAGCTGACTGCCAGCGACGCGGCGGCGAACGACCGCTTCGGCTGGTCGGTGGCCCTCTCTGGCGACACGGCTCTCGTTTCGGCGCCGTACCATTACCCCACCGGCAGCGCGTATGTATTCGTGCGGTCGGGCTCGGTCTGGAGCCAGCAGTCGACGTTGACCGCCAGCGACGGAGCGGCAGGCGACTACTTCGGCCGCAGCGTAGCCGTCTCGGGCGAAACTGCCCTCGTCGGGGCGCCCGACGACGGCCACGCGGGCGGCATCTACGCCGGCAGCGTGTACGTCTTTGGGCCGAAGAAAACGAACGGGGCCAAGTGCGGCGCGGCCAGCGAGTGCGTGAGCGGCTTCTGCGCCGACGGCGTCTGCTGCAGCGCAGCCTGTGGTGCGAGCGTTCCGGATGACTGCCAAGCCTGCACCGTCGCGCTCGGCGCCAGCGCCGACGGCACCTGTACCCAACTGACCGCGACGAGCTGCGCCGACGGCAACGCCTGCATCGTCGGCGACAGCTGCCAAAACGGTGTTTGCACCCCCGGTACGACCCCGCTCGACTGCAACGACAACAATCCGTGCACCAACGACACGTGCAATTCCGTCGCCGGCTGCCAGCAAGCCGCGGTCGCGAACGGCACGCCTTGCGCGGCGGGCACCTGCATCGACGGCGCGTGTACGGCCAACGGAGGCACCGGCGGATCGGATGGCGGTGGGGGTCTAGCGGGCGCGGCCGGTACGGCCAGCGGCGGCGTGGGTGCAGCCGGGGCGGGTGGAATGGGTGGCGGAACCGCTGGTTCGGCAGGCGGCGCCGGAACGAGCACAGATGCGGGCACGGGCAAGGACGCCGGCGACGGGGCAAGTCCGACCAGCCAAGTTGACGGGGGCTGCGGCTGCCGCACCCGCAGAGGAAGCGGTTCCGGCGTCGCTGGATTCGGATGGCTCGTCGCTTTGCTCCTCCGCCGCGCCTGCCGCCGCAGAAGCAGCGTTTGGGGGCGACCGCCGAGGCTTGATGCGGGGAGCCGGAGGAACCTCACGTCGCCGCCGTCGAAGTGA